One region of Streptomyces sp. NBC_00442 genomic DNA includes:
- a CDS encoding histone protein — MDDKDKVALAAAVVGGYVLGRTKKGRMALSIATYLAGRRFGLEPRQLAAEGMRRLKDIPQVAELQEQLRGEVLDAGRKAMTAAAERSMGNLASVISERTALIGTKADEEEDEDEYPEDEDAGYDDEEDEEEPEGEYEEDQEEDEEEEEEPEDEYEEDQEEADEEDEEEEEEEEEEPAPRRRRRRPAPARDERKSGAAGKTAPRRRPAPAKKAAAKKAAPAKKTASRKAAAKKAPAKKAAPAKTAPAKKAAKKAPAKKAAARKTSPAKKTASGKTAAKQTAAKKTASSKRTASKRASGRR, encoded by the coding sequence ATGGACGACAAGGACAAGGTGGCACTCGCTGCCGCGGTAGTGGGCGGTTACGTGCTGGGCCGGACCAAGAAGGGCCGCATGGCGCTGTCCATCGCCACCTACCTGGCAGGGCGCCGATTCGGTCTGGAGCCTCGTCAGCTGGCCGCCGAAGGCATGCGCAGGCTGAAGGACATCCCGCAGGTGGCCGAGTTGCAGGAGCAGCTGCGCGGAGAGGTCCTGGACGCCGGCCGCAAGGCCATGACGGCCGCCGCCGAACGCAGCATGGGCAACCTCGCCAGCGTCATCAGCGAACGCACGGCTCTGATCGGAACGAAGGCGGACGAAGAAGAGGACGAGGACGAGTATCCGGAGGACGAGGACGCCGGGTACGACGACGAAGAGGACGAGGAAGAGCCGGAAGGCGAGTACGAAGAAGACCAGGAGGAGGACGAAGAGGAGGAGGAAGAGCCGGAAGACGAATACGAGGAGGACCAGGAAGAAGCGGACGAGGAGGACGAAGAGGAAGAGGAAGAGGAAGAGGAAGAGCCGGCTCCGCGGCGTAGGCGTCGGAGGCCTGCCCCTGCTCGCGATGAGAGAAAGTCCGGAGCAGCTGGGAAGACAGCGCCGCGACGCAGGCCGGCACCTGCGAAGAAGGCTGCGGCGAAGAAGGCGGCACCGGCGAAGAAGACCGCCTCCCGGAAGGCGGCGGCCAAGAAGGCACCGGCGAAGAAGGCGGCACCGGCGAAGACCGCTCCGGCCAAGAAGGCGGCGAAGAAGGCACCGGCCAAGAAGGCGGCGGCCAGGAAGACCTCGCCGGCCAAGAAGACGGCGTCCGGGAAGACGGCGGCCAAGCAGACGGCGGCCAAGAAGACGGCTTCGTCCAAGCGGACCGCATCCAAGCGCGCCAGCGGCCGGAGGTAG
- a CDS encoding gas vesicle protein GvpO, protein MAEERRPRPKKSSTATARRPRAVRGAEHAARAASQSLQGLIGHPTEGVTAVGREDDGWRVVVDVLELARIPDTTSLLASYEVRLDQEGELVEYRRVRRYRRGSADE, encoded by the coding sequence ATGGCAGAAGAACGGCGACCTCGCCCCAAGAAGTCCTCGACGGCAACCGCTCGCCGTCCGCGGGCTGTGCGGGGAGCCGAGCACGCCGCACGTGCCGCGTCGCAGAGCCTGCAGGGCCTGATCGGCCACCCGACCGAGGGAGTGACGGCCGTGGGGCGCGAGGACGACGGCTGGCGTGTGGTCGTGGACGTGTTGGAACTGGCCCGCATTCCGGACACGACGAGCTTGCTCGCCTCGTACGAAGTGCGACTCGACCAGGAGGGCGAACTCGTCGAATACCGCCGGGTCCGCCGTTATCGACGGGGATCCGCCGACGAGTGA
- a CDS encoding gas vesicle protein: MAHDAVPWDGSSRLNGPIGVPLVDLLDRVLATGVVVSGDLVIAIADVPLVRVSLHALLSSVNERVPAPWSDSGPL, encoded by the coding sequence ATGGCGCATGACGCGGTGCCCTGGGACGGCTCCAGTCGGCTGAACGGCCCCATCGGGGTGCCGCTCGTCGACCTTCTTGACCGGGTTCTGGCGACTGGCGTGGTGGTGAGCGGTGACCTGGTCATCGCCATCGCCGATGTGCCGCTCGTACGGGTCTCGCTCCATGCCCTGCTGTCATCGGTCAACGAACGGGTCCCTGCCCCCTGGTCGGACAGCGGGCCGCTGTGA
- a CDS encoding gas vesicle protein K, translating into MTTSRLDMDSEKMGRDLVALVLTVVELLRQLMERQAIRRIEQGDLSEEQADEIGTTLMLLDQRMTELCEQHGVRPEDLNLDLGPLGSLLPRN; encoded by the coding sequence GTGACGACCTCTCGCCTGGACATGGACTCCGAGAAGATGGGACGCGACCTCGTCGCCCTCGTACTCACCGTGGTCGAACTCCTCAGACAACTGATGGAGCGGCAAGCGATCCGCCGCATCGAACAGGGTGACCTCAGCGAGGAGCAGGCCGACGAGATCGGCACGACGTTGATGCTGCTCGACCAGCGCATGACCGAACTCTGTGAACAGCACGGTGTGCGACCTGAGGACCTCAATCTCGACCTCGGCCCGCTGGGCAGCCTTCTCCCCCGAAACTGA
- a CDS encoding SRPBCC family protein — translation MATKESDQPAGPASGMDQVREALTKFLSTQVEHLAEKAGDKLTDVTGQLTDAAENGGSLPAIGSRILQGDSPVKAFVSEKAKGVKDNVVDKVKGAFGGGKGKRKSGGGKLMNINESLDIGIPLRDAYDFWTQYDKFSGFAKGVQDVSKGDDTESNWKVKVGPSTRSFKATVQEQIPDDRIVWTSEGAKGTTRGAVSFHELAPNLTRIILVVEYYPSGFFEKTGNLWRAQGRRLRLDFKNFHRYATLTSEEPEGWRGEIRDGEVVVTHEDALEEEEAQQGEEGAEDGDRPEDEYDEDADAAYEDEEGADDEEAPEGEDADEDEEGYEDEQDEEGEENGEDEEEDEEEDEEEEESAPTRRGRRRRS, via the coding sequence ATGGCCACGAAGGAAAGCGACCAGCCTGCCGGGCCGGCCTCAGGGATGGACCAGGTCCGTGAAGCGCTGACGAAGTTTCTGTCCACGCAGGTCGAGCATCTCGCCGAAAAGGCGGGCGACAAACTGACCGACGTCACTGGGCAGCTGACGGACGCAGCCGAGAACGGGGGATCGCTCCCTGCGATCGGATCCCGCATTCTGCAGGGCGACTCCCCTGTGAAGGCGTTCGTCTCGGAGAAGGCCAAGGGCGTCAAGGACAACGTCGTGGACAAGGTCAAGGGTGCCTTCGGCGGAGGAAAGGGCAAACGCAAGTCCGGTGGCGGCAAGCTCATGAACATCAACGAGAGCCTTGACATCGGAATTCCTCTGCGGGACGCCTACGACTTCTGGACTCAGTACGACAAGTTCAGCGGCTTCGCGAAGGGCGTCCAGGACGTATCCAAGGGCGACGACACCGAAAGCAACTGGAAGGTGAAGGTCGGCCCGTCCACCCGCAGTTTCAAGGCGACCGTCCAGGAGCAGATCCCCGACGACCGCATCGTCTGGACCTCCGAAGGCGCCAAGGGCACCACCAGGGGAGCCGTCAGCTTCCATGAACTGGCACCCAACCTGACGCGCATCATCCTGGTCGTGGAGTACTACCCGTCCGGATTCTTCGAGAAGACCGGCAACCTCTGGCGGGCACAGGGACGCCGTCTACGGCTGGACTTCAAGAACTTCCATCGTTACGCCACGCTCACCAGCGAGGAGCCCGAGGGCTGGCGCGGCGAGATCCGCGACGGAGAAGTCGTCGTCACGCACGAGGACGCCCTGGAGGAAGAGGAGGCGCAGCAAGGGGAAGAGGGGGCGGAGGACGGCGACCGGCCCGAGGACGAGTACGACGAGGACGCCGACGCCGCCTACGAGGACGAAGAGGGCGCGGACGACGAAGAGGCTCCGGAGGGCGAGGACGCCGACGAGGACGAGGAGGGCTACGAGGACGAGCAGGACGAGGAGGGCGAGGAGAACGGCGAGGACGAAGAAGAGGACGAAGAAGAGGACGAAGAAGAAGAGGAGAGCGCCCCCACGCGCCGAGGGCGAAGGCGACGCTCGTGA
- a CDS encoding phosphoglyceromutase, whose translation MADAPYKLILLRHGESEWNEKNLFTGWVDVNLTPKGEKEAARGGELLKDAGLLPDVLHTSLQKRAIRTAQLALESADRHWIPVHRSWRLNERHYGALQGKDKAQTLAEFGEEQFMLWRRSYDTPPPALEDGTEFSQSEDARYATIPPELRPQTECLKDVVTRMLPYWYDGIVPDLLDGKTVLVAAHGNSLRALVKHLDGISDADIAGLNIPTGIPLVYELDADFKPVKPGGTYLDPDAAAAAIEAVKNQGKKK comes from the coding sequence ATGGCCGACGCACCGTACAAGCTGATCCTGCTCCGCCACGGCGAGAGCGAGTGGAACGAGAAGAACCTGTTCACCGGGTGGGTGGACGTCAACCTCACGCCGAAGGGCGAGAAGGAGGCGGCGCGCGGCGGTGAGCTGCTCAAGGACGCCGGCCTGCTCCCCGACGTGCTGCACACCTCCCTCCAGAAGCGCGCCATCCGCACCGCCCAGCTCGCGCTGGAGTCCGCGGACCGCCACTGGATCCCGGTGCACCGCAGCTGGCGCCTGAACGAGCGGCACTACGGCGCGCTCCAGGGCAAGGACAAGGCGCAGACGCTCGCCGAGTTCGGCGAGGAGCAGTTCATGCTGTGGCGCCGCTCGTACGACACCCCGCCGCCCGCCCTCGAGGACGGCACGGAGTTCTCGCAGAGCGAGGACGCCCGCTACGCGACGATCCCGCCGGAGCTGCGCCCGCAGACCGAGTGCCTCAAGGACGTCGTCACGCGCATGCTGCCGTACTGGTACGACGGCATCGTCCCGGACCTGCTCGACGGCAAGACCGTCCTGGTCGCCGCCCACGGCAACTCGCTGCGCGCCCTGGTCAAGCACCTCGACGGCATCTCCGACGCCGACATCGCCGGCCTGAACATCCCGACCGGCATCCCGCTCGTGTACGAGCTCGACGCCGACTTCAAGCCGGTCAAGCCGGGCGGCACCTACCTGGACCCGGACGCGGCGGCCGCCGCGATCGAGGCCGTGAAGAACCAGGGCAAGAAGAAGTAG
- a CDS encoding response regulator transcription factor has product MTRVLVVEDEESFSDALSYMLRKEGFEVAVAATGPDGLDEFERNGADLVLLDLMLPGLPGTEVCRQLRGRSNVPVIMVTAKDSEIDKVVGLEIGADDYVTKPFSSRELVARIRAVLRRRGEPEEVTPAALEAGLVRMDVDRHVVTVSGAKVDLPLKEFDLLEMLLRNAGRVLTRMQLIDRVWGADYVGDTKTLDVHVKRLRAKIEPDPGAPRYLVTVRGLGYKFEP; this is encoded by the coding sequence GTGACCCGAGTGCTCGTCGTCGAGGATGAGGAATCCTTCAGCGACGCCCTGTCCTACATGCTCCGCAAGGAGGGTTTCGAGGTCGCGGTGGCGGCCACCGGGCCCGACGGCCTGGACGAGTTCGAGCGCAACGGCGCCGACCTCGTGCTGCTCGACCTGATGCTGCCCGGCCTGCCCGGCACCGAGGTCTGCCGTCAGCTGCGCGGCCGCTCCAACGTGCCGGTCATCATGGTGACCGCCAAGGACAGCGAGATCGACAAGGTCGTCGGCCTGGAGATAGGGGCCGACGACTACGTCACCAAGCCGTTCTCCTCCCGCGAGCTGGTCGCCCGCATCCGCGCCGTGCTGCGCCGCCGCGGCGAGCCGGAGGAGGTCACGCCGGCCGCCCTGGAGGCGGGCCTGGTCCGCATGGACGTCGACCGGCACGTGGTCACCGTCTCGGGCGCCAAGGTCGACCTGCCGCTGAAGGAGTTCGACCTCCTGGAGATGCTGCTGCGCAACGCGGGGCGCGTGCTGACTCGTATGCAGCTCATCGACCGGGTGTGGGGCGCGGACTACGTGGGTGACACCAAGACCCTCGACGTCCACGTGAAGCGCCTGCGCGCCAAGATCGAGCCGGACCCGGGCGCGCCGCGCTACCTGGTGACCGTCCGCGGCCTCGGCTACAAGTTCGAGCCGTAG
- a CDS encoding sensor histidine kinase, translating to MDVNAAVAALAAIAGVCTGVIAMLAFRWSERDQARPTRSSLHTDAVLPPGVDTVLSVLRSSAVVLDESDSVVKASSAAYALGLVRGGKLAVEPMLHMARDTRRDGEIRQVELDLPRRGTGRGEALAVSARVAPLGSRLVLLLVEDLTEARRIEAVRRDFVANVSHELKTPTGALSLLSEAVMDASDDPEAVTRFAGRMQIEATRLTNLVQELIDLSRVQNDDPLEDAEPVRVDELVAEAMDRSRHPASTKQITMASGGTADLYVWGNRGQLAAALGNLVENAVNYSPARTRVGIAGRRIAAPGGDLIEIAVTDQGIGISEKDRERVFERFYRVDPARSRATGGTGLGLAIVKHVAASHGGEVTVWSSEGQGSTFTLRLPEAAAVRDRAVSGRGPDTVDEDDDVPYETFSSALPHSPAIVPAPEVLP from the coding sequence ATGGACGTGAACGCGGCGGTCGCCGCATTGGCAGCGATCGCCGGCGTATGCACCGGCGTGATCGCCATGCTGGCATTCCGCTGGAGCGAGCGGGACCAGGCCCGGCCCACCAGGTCGTCCCTGCACACCGACGCGGTCCTGCCCCCGGGCGTGGACACCGTCCTGTCCGTGCTGCGCTCCTCCGCGGTCGTCCTCGACGAGAGCGACTCGGTGGTCAAGGCCAGCTCCGCGGCGTACGCGCTCGGCCTGGTCCGGGGCGGCAAGCTGGCCGTCGAGCCCATGCTGCACATGGCGCGCGACACCCGGCGCGACGGCGAGATACGCCAGGTCGAGCTCGACCTCCCCCGGCGCGGCACCGGCCGCGGCGAGGCCCTCGCGGTGTCGGCGCGGGTCGCCCCGCTCGGCTCCCGGCTCGTCCTGCTCCTGGTGGAGGACCTCACCGAGGCCCGCCGCATCGAGGCCGTACGGCGTGACTTCGTGGCCAACGTCAGCCATGAGCTCAAGACGCCGACGGGGGCGCTCTCCCTGCTCTCCGAGGCCGTCATGGACGCCTCGGACGACCCCGAGGCGGTCACCCGCTTCGCCGGCCGGATGCAGATCGAGGCGACCCGGCTCACCAACCTGGTCCAGGAGCTCATCGACCTGTCCCGGGTCCAGAACGACGACCCGCTGGAGGACGCCGAGCCGGTCCGTGTCGACGAGCTCGTCGCCGAGGCGATGGACCGCTCGCGCCACCCCGCGTCCACCAAGCAGATCACCATGGCCTCGGGCGGCACCGCCGACCTGTACGTGTGGGGCAACCGCGGCCAGCTCGCGGCGGCGCTCGGCAACCTCGTCGAGAACGCGGTGAACTACTCGCCCGCCAGGACCCGGGTCGGCATCGCCGGCCGCCGCATCGCCGCGCCGGGAGGGGATCTCATCGAGATCGCCGTGACCGACCAGGGCATAGGGATCTCCGAGAAGGACCGCGAGCGCGTCTTCGAGCGCTTCTACCGGGTCGACCCGGCCCGCTCCCGCGCCACCGGTGGCACGGGCCTCGGCCTCGCCATCGTCAAACACGTGGCCGCCTCGCACGGCGGGGAGGTCACGGTGTGGAGCTCCGAGGGACAGGGCTCCACCTTCACCCTGCGGCTGCCGGAAGCCGCCGCCGTTCGGGACCGCGCCGTGTCCGGGCGCGGCCCGGACACGGTGGACGAGGACGACGACGTCCCGTACGAGACCTTCAGTTCCGCTCTGCCTCATTCCCCAGCCATAGTTCCTGCCCCGGAGGTCCTTCCGTGA
- the gvpJ gene encoding gas vesicle protein GvpJ — translation MPATTYSDEVVACPPRAGTLYDVLELILDRGMVIDVFVRVSLVGIEILKIDARIVVASVDTYLRFAEACNRLDLERDSGSTTIPELLGGGAAGAAKSMGKRKVREAAHSVGDTVRKAVRGRDDDADETDEDEEERREPTRKRRPAPRSGGSSSSRRRTAEA, via the coding sequence ATGCCCGCGACCACCTACTCCGACGAGGTAGTGGCCTGCCCACCGCGCGCCGGCACGTTGTACGACGTGCTTGAGCTCATCCTTGACCGGGGCATGGTGATCGACGTGTTCGTCCGGGTCTCCCTGGTCGGCATCGAGATCCTCAAGATCGACGCTCGCATCGTGGTGGCCAGCGTCGACACCTACCTCCGTTTCGCCGAGGCCTGCAACCGGCTCGATCTGGAGCGGGACTCCGGCAGCACCACCATTCCCGAGCTGCTCGGCGGTGGAGCGGCGGGCGCCGCGAAGTCCATGGGCAAACGCAAGGTGCGCGAGGCGGCACACAGCGTCGGGGACACGGTGCGCAAGGCGGTCCGAGGCCGCGACGACGACGCGGACGAGACCGACGAGGACGAGGAAGAGCGCCGCGAACCCACGAGGAAGCGTCGCCCTGCGCCACGAAGCGGTGGCAGCTCCAGTAGCCGTCGACGCACTGCGGAGGCATGA
- a CDS encoding gas vesicle protein GvpG: MGLITGLLTLPLAPVRGVVWVAEKLNDAAERELHDPGVLRAQLAVLNQELEDGDISLEEFEREEERLLDRLHAARARSTSIDRR; the protein is encoded by the coding sequence ATGGGCCTCATCACCGGATTGCTCACGTTGCCCCTCGCGCCCGTCCGAGGCGTCGTCTGGGTGGCGGAGAAGCTCAACGACGCAGCCGAGCGCGAACTGCACGACCCAGGAGTGCTCCGAGCCCAGCTGGCCGTGCTGAACCAGGAACTCGAAGACGGCGACATCAGCCTGGAGGAGTTCGAACGCGAAGAGGAACGGTTGCTCGACCGGCTGCATGCCGCGCGAGCCCGTTCCACGTCGATCGATCGAAGGTGA
- a CDS encoding MDR family MFS transporter, whose product MSVASLRIAARETVSGLPRAFWWLWISTLINRLGAFVSTFLALYLTLDRGYSASYAGLVASLHGLGGVVSSIGAGIMTDRLGRRPTLVIAQTSTAFAVALLGFMTDPVAIAGVAFLVGMASNASRPAVQAMMADIVKPEDRVRAFSLNYWAINLGFAVSSMAAGFIAQYSYLAGFLGEATLTLVCALVVFLKLPESRPEHTAAEKVAEPGIGIGTVLKDGRFMGVVGLSFLISLIFQQGYVGLPVAMGTDGFSSSDFGLAIAVNGILIVALQIPLTRYTQHRDPRHLLIVSALLAGYGFGLTAFAGSVAVYALTICVWTLAEIVNAPTQTGLIVRLSPTHGRGRYQGVYTMSWSVAALLAPLMSGYVIDHFGASWLWGACAVLGTVTAVGYWALMRGLSTGDGAGGRVVVTEEAKETEGTEELAEVGDVAEEAAGAGGTAVSGHRAESAV is encoded by the coding sequence ATGTCCGTAGCCAGTCTGAGGATCGCCGCACGAGAAACCGTATCCGGGCTGCCCCGGGCCTTCTGGTGGCTGTGGATCAGCACCCTCATCAACCGCCTCGGGGCGTTCGTCTCCACGTTTTTGGCGCTCTACTTGACCCTGGACCGGGGCTATTCGGCCTCGTACGCGGGACTCGTGGCCTCCCTGCACGGGCTCGGCGGCGTCGTCTCGTCCATCGGCGCCGGCATCATGACCGACCGGCTCGGCCGCCGCCCCACTCTCGTCATCGCCCAGACCTCCACGGCCTTCGCGGTCGCGCTGCTCGGCTTCATGACCGACCCGGTCGCGATCGCGGGCGTCGCCTTCCTCGTCGGCATGGCGAGCAACGCCTCGCGGCCCGCGGTGCAGGCGATGATGGCGGACATCGTGAAGCCCGAGGACCGGGTCCGCGCGTTCTCCCTCAACTACTGGGCGATCAACCTCGGTTTCGCGGTCTCGTCGATGGCGGCGGGCTTCATCGCGCAGTACAGCTACTTGGCGGGCTTCCTCGGCGAGGCGACCCTGACCCTGGTGTGCGCCCTCGTGGTCTTCCTCAAGCTGCCCGAGTCGCGCCCGGAGCACACGGCCGCGGAGAAGGTGGCGGAGCCGGGGATCGGCATCGGCACGGTCCTGAAGGACGGCCGCTTCATGGGCGTGGTCGGCCTGTCCTTCCTCATCTCCCTGATCTTCCAACAGGGTTACGTGGGCCTGCCGGTCGCCATGGGCACGGACGGGTTCTCCAGCTCCGACTTCGGCCTGGCGATCGCGGTCAACGGCATCCTCATCGTGGCCCTCCAGATCCCCCTCACCCGCTACACCCAACACCGCGACCCGCGCCACCTGCTGATCGTCTCGGCGCTGCTCGCGGGATACGGGTTCGGCCTGACGGCGTTCGCCGGTTCGGTCGCGGTGTACGCCCTGACGATCTGCGTATGGACGCTGGCGGAAATCGTCAACGCGCCGACCCAGACCGGCTTGATCGTCCGCCTCTCCCCCACCCACGGCCGCGGCCGCTACCAGGGCGTCTACACGATGTCCTGGTCGGTGGCGGCCCTGCTGGCCCCCCTGATGTCGGGCTACGTGATCGACCACTTCGGCGCGTCCTGGCTGTGGGGCGCGTGCGCGGTGCTCGGGACGGTGACGGCGGTGGGGTACTGGGCGCTGATGCGGGGGCTGTCGACGGGGGACGGCGCCGGGGGGCGGGTTGTTGTTACGGAGGAGGCGAAGGAGACGGAGGGGACGGAGGAGTTGGCGGAAGTGGGCGACGTGGCGGAGGAAGCGGCGGGGGCTGGGGGGACGGCGGTATCCGGACACCGGGCAGAATCCGCGGTCTGA
- a CDS encoding GvpL/GvpF family gas vesicle protein, whose product MPESGVYVYAIVPAGRRLPAGLTGVGSPAAAVRSVPQGRVAAVISEAPPKLRARRRDLLAHQQLLLRLSEAGPVLPMRFGMVAFDEDTLRDQLAPRETDHLAVLRHLSGAVEFNVKALPAQDALASVVAEDKAVRRLRDAVRRQPGYEASLRLGQAVAAALEGRALEAGRRMLQELAPRARAVAQGPDVQGCVLNASFLVDRADSDAFRSAAEEMARVSRDRVELRLAGPLPCYSFVAVEGTPARTAGA is encoded by the coding sequence GTGCCGGAATCGGGTGTCTACGTCTACGCGATCGTCCCGGCCGGAAGACGTCTGCCGGCCGGGCTGACGGGTGTGGGCAGTCCCGCCGCGGCAGTGCGGTCGGTTCCACAGGGACGGGTGGCCGCCGTCATCAGCGAGGCTCCCCCCAAGCTGCGTGCCAGGCGCCGTGACCTGCTCGCCCATCAGCAGCTCCTGCTCCGGCTGTCGGAGGCAGGCCCGGTCCTCCCGATGCGCTTCGGCATGGTTGCGTTCGACGAGGACACGCTCCGCGACCAGTTGGCCCCTCGCGAGACGGACCACCTGGCAGTGCTGCGACACCTTTCGGGCGCGGTCGAATTCAACGTCAAGGCCCTGCCGGCGCAGGACGCACTGGCGAGCGTCGTCGCGGAGGACAAGGCGGTGCGCCGGCTGCGGGATGCCGTCCGGCGACAGCCCGGGTACGAAGCCAGCCTGCGATTGGGGCAGGCCGTCGCGGCGGCCCTGGAGGGCAGGGCCCTCGAAGCGGGCCGCCGCATGCTGCAGGAACTCGCGCCCCGGGCACGCGCCGTGGCCCAGGGGCCCGACGTTCAGGGCTGCGTACTCAACGCCTCGTTCCTCGTCGACCGCGCGGACAGCGACGCCTTCCGCTCGGCGGCGGAGGAGATGGCCCGCGTGAGCCGGGACCGCGTGGAACTGCGCCTCGCAGGCCCCTTGCCCTGCTACAGCTTCGTGGCCGTCGAAGGCACTCCCGCACGAACCGCAGGAGCCTGA
- the gvpJ gene encoding gas vesicle protein GvpJ — translation MTDVDFRQSQPLASGPQTTNLADILERVLDKGIVIAGDIKIDLLDIELLTIRLRLFVASVDTAKKAGIDWWETDPALSSRASRNALQEENRELRERLESLESGTSDD, via the coding sequence GTGACCGATGTCGACTTCCGGCAGAGCCAGCCTCTCGCTTCCGGTCCTCAGACGACCAATCTCGCCGACATCCTTGAACGCGTCCTGGACAAAGGGATCGTGATCGCGGGCGATATCAAGATCGACCTTCTCGACATCGAACTCCTCACCATTCGTCTTCGTTTGTTCGTCGCATCTGTCGATACAGCGAAGAAGGCAGGGATCGACTGGTGGGAAACCGATCCCGCGCTCAGCTCCCGCGCATCCCGAAACGCTCTTCAGGAAGAGAACCGGGAGTTGCGGGAGCGGCTGGAATCGCTCGAGTCCGGAACGTCGGACGACTGA
- a CDS encoding GvpL/GvpF family gas vesicle protein yields the protein MTDCDAELADAGATYVFAVCRDPGLPAVDGLSGVAAHGAPVRALSLGSLTGIVQTVRARDFTDEAWQARLADPPELERYARAHHDVVSAVAARCPTVPLPMATVYHGDDRARDALSRELARFSTALERTAHHAEWGVKVYAPPAVGRDACQAARPVRSAERTRPAPGAGLAYLERKRGAQKLRERDEEEALRTAESVDEQVRHLATASRRLRTQPATEGRTQILNATYLIAEDRSDELAVLTENLRQRTGAPIELSGPWVPYSFVGEV from the coding sequence ATGACGGATTGCGACGCTGAGCTTGCAGACGCCGGCGCCACGTACGTGTTCGCCGTCTGTCGCGACCCCGGCCTGCCGGCCGTGGACGGGCTGTCCGGGGTCGCGGCCCATGGGGCACCCGTGAGGGCCCTGTCACTGGGTTCGCTCACGGGGATCGTCCAGACCGTCCGGGCACGGGACTTCACCGACGAGGCCTGGCAGGCACGCCTGGCCGACCCGCCGGAACTCGAACGCTACGCGCGCGCCCACCACGACGTGGTCTCCGCAGTCGCTGCCCGCTGCCCGACGGTTCCCTTGCCGATGGCCACCGTCTACCACGGCGACGACAGGGCCCGAGATGCCCTGAGCAGGGAACTGGCCCGGTTCAGCACGGCCCTTGAGCGCACCGCGCATCACGCCGAATGGGGCGTCAAGGTCTACGCACCCCCCGCAGTCGGACGCGACGCCTGCCAGGCCGCCCGACCTGTCAGGTCTGCCGAGAGGACCCGCCCGGCGCCAGGCGCGGGCCTCGCCTACCTGGAACGCAAGCGAGGAGCCCAGAAACTCCGCGAACGGGACGAGGAAGAGGCGCTGCGTACGGCGGAGTCGGTGGATGAACAGGTCCGCCACCTCGCAACCGCGTCCCGCAGACTGCGGACCCAGCCCGCCACCGAAGGCAGGACGCAGATCCTCAACGCGACCTACCTCATCGCGGAAGACCGCTCCGATGAGCTCGCTGTGCTGACAGAAAACCTCAGGCAACGCACCGGAGCGCCCATCGAACTGTCCGGGCCGTGGGTGCCGTACTCATTCGTCGGCGAGGTGTAG
- the phoU gene encoding phosphate signaling complex protein PhoU → MRDAYHEELDSIGEGLVEMARLVGSAIGRATTAMLDADLKLAENVIAADQKVDDLQHDLEARAIALLARQQPVATDLRIVVTSLRMSADLERAGDLAQHVAKLTRLRYPERAVPNDLHATILEMGQLAQRLMAKAGEVIITKDVDLALQLEQDDDEMDLLHRTLFQHLMDDRWKHGIETAVDVTLLGRYYERYADHAVSVAKRVVYLVTGEHADELQAPAQTEGA, encoded by the coding sequence ATGCGTGACGCGTACCACGAGGAACTTGACTCGATCGGCGAGGGCCTGGTCGAGATGGCCCGGCTCGTCGGGTCGGCGATCGGGCGCGCCACCACGGCCATGCTCGACGCGGACCTGAAGCTCGCCGAGAACGTGATCGCCGCCGACCAGAAGGTCGACGACCTCCAGCACGACCTGGAGGCCCGCGCCATAGCCCTGCTCGCCCGCCAGCAGCCCGTCGCCACCGACCTGCGCATCGTCGTCACCTCGCTGCGCATGAGCGCCGACCTGGAGCGCGCGGGCGACCTGGCCCAGCACGTGGCCAAGCTGACCCGGCTGCGCTACCCGGAGCGCGCCGTACCGAACGACCTGCACGCCACCATCCTGGAGATGGGCCAGCTCGCCCAGCGCCTGATGGCGAAGGCCGGCGAGGTCATCATCACCAAGGACGTCGACCTCGCGCTCCAACTGGAGCAGGACGACGACGAGATGGACCTGCTGCACCGCACGCTGTTCCAGCACCTGATGGACGACCGCTGGAAGCACGGCATCGAGACGGCGGTCGACGTGACCCTGCTCGGCCGCTACTACGAGCGGTACGCGGACCACGCGGTGTCGGTCGCCAAGCGCGTCGTCTACCTCGTCACCGGCGAACACGCCGACGAACTCCAGGCACCCGCGCAGACCGAGGGCGCCTGA